Within Sander lucioperca isolate FBNREF2018 chromosome 22, SLUC_FBN_1.2, whole genome shotgun sequence, the genomic segment GAAGCATTCTGGCATTGTTGTACACACCCTCGAACACCTGCACATGGGAAAAGGTAGTAAGTATCCATCAAATCAAGTTTCACAAGAAGTTTGTAAGACATGATATAAAAACATCACATAGTGATATATTTAAGGGAAGAGGGTTTGATACATTAACCACTACATAAAATTAGGAAGTTCATTCCAAGGGCAGGGCAGGGCAACACCAACACAATCCTTTCATACAGGAGAACCACTTATGACGTACTCTCCTGAAAGGAGGTTTAACCCACAACCATTCATATGGACCGTCGTCACAGGATTATTCCTGGTCGTTAGATTAAATTGTAGTTTCGTGCACACCACATTTTTACATCAGTGATGTTAGTAAACACAGGAGTCAAACATccttatattttaaattatgatCACTTGAGATTTCCCATCTATATTTTCAAATCTTCAATTATGTATGTTATTACACCTTAAACACGTCAAGAAGGCGATGATTGGGACTTAAAGATGAGACATTTCTTCAATTTTGCCTCTTAGTTTTTAAACCTTGTACAAaatatgttgtgtttgtttgctggcCAACTTTACTGAATCCGGATACTCACGGGAGATGACTGGAATGATGGCTTTGCAGAAGTTCGATTCCTGTGGAAAACAGCACAGTTGTAAAACATGTTTGTCTGTTTAGAAACAGGAGGAGTATAACTTCAATGCCTGTCAAGGCAGTGTCACATATCCACATAAACAACATAGTTAGATAAGAAGTTGACAAGCTTAACTTGCAGGTCTAACAAGTTCCCAAAACAACATTCCTACTGCACTGAAAATCTCTACAGTGCATACCCATTATGAATGTATAACTTACAGATACTGTCAACCTTTCTTGTGTAGTGCACATGCCACCTTTGTGGCTTAGAGTAAAAATACTGGCATCAGAACAGAGGCATTTTTCAAGGGAGGTAATGTGTAGTATTATTTTCAATTGGTTAACATCTCAAAACATATCAGTTTACTTATCCCTTTAAAATAGATCACACTTAAAATAAAGGAATAGGGAAAGGCATAAAATGCACACATGGGATGGTATCACATAGACGGTTAGAAAACAAAGACTGAGACGAAGCTGGCAAGAGTTCAGTAAACAGCTCAAGGATTTAGACCACATGACATAATACTGGCCATAAAATTCGATGTTAATTATAATGATTCTATAACAGAATTTTCTTGGCTACAAAACGTGTTGTTGtaaaattttacatttttcaatcATCAACGTCCCTTCGCTTGCACTGACAGGCCAGATAAACTTTACATAGCGTGTATGCCGATTTGCTGCTCACTGCTTTCACCAAACTTAGACCCACCTCACTTTTTTGTCTTCGATTCAATGAGGGCGTTTTGATTGGCCCAGAAACATTGTCAATCTAACATGAACTAATCTCATTGGAGAGAAGCTCCATTTCCGAGACAGACCCACTGAACACACAGCGCCTTAACCGGTAGGCCTCCAAGTCATAGGACAATCCCCGGACTGTCCTGACAGGAATCGCCCAACCCGCTTACCTCCCGGCCGGTGTCCTGTTGCCACTGTTGATGCCGCTGACTGGGGAAGACATACCGGCGGGGCCCGAGGTTCCGTTAGACGCTTTCCTCCCTCCTGAGCCGGGTTGCTGCTGTTGTTTCAGCATTGCGAAGCACAAGGCTTAGACACAACCAAGTGTAATCTAATTTATAAACACTGATAACTCTCGATGTGAAGTTGCTTTGAAGCAAACTATCTTTAGCAATATCACCTGTCCTGAGGAGCGCAGAGCCGGTGTAGCCTTAGTAAGACCGGCTattgtagctaacgttactctTGCTAACTGAATACCAGTCGCTTGTGGCCTAAAATGTAAAGGCAAAACACCTCGCTATTTAAATTAAAGGTGACATATAAGTTAACTAATTTCACCTGACTATCTACTCTGTAACCGCAGTCGTTATGTCAAAGCAATATACTTATGAAATGACACGAGTTTCCGTATAATTATGTAGCAATAGCTGGCTAACTTAGCATTAGCTAGCTTTGATCCTCCAGCTCACTTCGGGCGATTTCCCTCCGAGGTTTACTTTCTTCTCTCTGTCGCGTCGCCTTAACTCCGGCACCGCCGACCCTTCCGTTAGAAATAGAGGTCTTGGCGTCACTGTCAGTTGCCTTAAGAAGTTGATTTCTTCAGGTTTCTTACTGAAAACCTGCTGCGGTTGGTCAACACCACCTCTCGGTAGGTTCACTTGACTCAATCCGCGCGCGGCTGACTGGAAACCGGCTGAAAGGGGGAGGGGGCGTTGACATGCGCGTGCGCCTTTGACCTACTAGGGAGCGCGCGTACGTTGAATAATGTGTGCATTGGATCGATATTTGATTAATCCTGATTTATCTCTGGAACAAGAATGCATGGTTTCTACTGTACACGTGGCAGTCACCAAACAAAACATCAACATCGTTTTGTTTACAAAGTATTACCTTGATATTTATTAATTCCACCTTCACCTTTATCTTTTCATGTGTATGTTGCTGTTGCTTGCTTTatgatttcatttcattcatgaATTCATCAATGACTTATTAAAAGAACAGCCAATGCCTATAGGCAAACAAACTGACTTGACCTATTAAAAACATTGTCAGTGCGTCTATACACCAGTTATTACGACTGTAAGCTACAGACAGCATGGCAGCCTCCATAAAGAGCGTTGTAGCAGGAGTTTGGTTgttttctcaaggatcttgatCTTTCCTTGAATTTTAGTTTCTTCTGACATCATTctggaaattaaacaaaataccTCCTTCGTCTTCTGCCAAAGAAATTGTAAGTACAGCTGATTTGGGAGTTGCAATGGACCATACGTACAAATACAGTAGTGTTATGTAgctatgtaggcctacatatgAAATTATCTGTCGCTGTACCTATTTAAAGATAAATGGAAAACTACGGTATTTACATGCAGGACTCTTTAATATCAACACCTTACATACAATATGAGTAGCCTATACAGTTTGCCCTAAAGCTGTTTGGAAGTTACCATGCTATATCATTTATTTTAAGTGAAAAATCCGTTTTCAATGTCAAATAGTCACTTCTTAAGGCTTGAAAGGTGTTAGTATTTTCCTTCTTAGAGAACCATGGCTCAAATGCATGCTAATTATGGTGGCTTTCAATGGTTTTCATGAAATTTAATTTTAACAGAAGTGCAAGTAAATGTAGCAGCAGTATATTAAGTAGTTAGATCAtcttaaatatcaaaataagtGTAACATGTCAGAAGTGatgcaacaaaaatgtaacaacTCAAAAGGAATAATTTAAACATGTAGCTACACTGGTAAATCTTACCATGAATtcctttacacttttttttatgacactTGAGTACATTTTGAATGCATGATCCAGTTACCTTTTAATGGAGTAATAGCATCAAGTAACTTCTTTTTAACTAAAGATTAGAGGCAGTTTTGTCCTCACTCTGTACTGCTcccattaaaaaaagtcattatgtccacatttcTAACAATCTAACCCCTCACTCCAGGTATGCATTCCACATGTTGACAAAGAAGCTTCCACCCCTGCAGAGTTTTCTGTCACTGGTTTCCAGACGTGGCAGTCACCTTGCCAGACAGCAGTATGATGTCATCGTTGTGGGTGGGGGTCACGCAGGGACAGaggcggcggcggcggcagcCCGAGTGGGAGCAGAGACACTACTGGtctcacagaaaatacaaaccattggtgagagaaagagacagtttGTCCTTTTAAAAAACATCCTCTTAGTGCAATCTAgatagtatatatatttttttgattaaAAACATTCTACCAAAATATACGTACTCCTTCTTCCATCACATCCCTCCAGGTGCTTTGTCCTGTAACCCGTCTCTGGGAGGAGTAGGGAAGGGCCAGCTGGTGAAGGAGGTAGATGCTCTGGATGGGCTGTGTGGTCGAGCAGGAGACTGGGCTGGGATCCATTTCTCCATTCTGAATCGTAGAAAAGGCCCCGCTGTGTGGGGCCCGAGGGCCCAGCTGGACCGGCAGCGCTACCGCGAATTCATTCAGGTATCTTATACACAGATGtggtttttttgtggcattttctgTTTAATATAACAGAATTGTTGTCTGTGAATGGATTAAAAAATGCTTGCCTGCTGTTTCTCATTCAGTCTGAGCTGCTGTCCACTCCCAGGCTGACGGTGTTGGAGGGCTCAGTAGAGGAGCTGCTGGTATCAGAACCAAACCCAGAGGAGCCTGGACACCACATTGTCACTGGGATACGTTTGGGTAGGGAGAAAATGCTATTGCTATTTTATCCTATGCTATTTCAAATGGAATGTTGAAGCCAATCAGTTCTGGAGGTTGTTGGACATCTGATATCTAACAATGGCACCAACTAGTAAAATGCACTTTCAACATTTTCCAGTataagttacagaaaaaaagtgatcTGTTAATCAGTTTTACGATTTTgcacttgttttgacattgtCTCAGCGAATGGAAGCCACCTGATCTCAGCCAGCTCCGTGGTTCTTACTACTGGTACATTCTTGTCTGGCTCCCTCTTCCTGGGCCAAAGCATGTCCCCCGGGGGTCGGATTGGAGACGCGCCATCGAGTGCTGGGCTGTCCCAGACACTGAGGGAGAGGCTGGGGCTAAGGATAGGCAGACTGAGGACTGGTACCCCTCCCAGGATTGTGAAGGATTCAGTAGACCTTTCCTTGGCTCATGTTCACCCCCCTGACAGTCATCCAACTCCATTTAGCTTccttaatacacacacacgctgcaagGTAAATTAATTTGGTTGACTAATTGATTAACAGTTTTTTCAGCACTAGTATACAAGAAAAGGTTAAACAAATTTAGAAGTGTAGAAGATCTAAAAAGTGCTGTCTATtacatgtttttgtttagtCAACAAAAGGACTTCTACATTATAtccattattttttcatttttacttttatttggcAACTAAACACTTCTTCAGCCTGAAGAGCAGCTGCCTTGCTACCTGACCTATACTACTCCTGGTGTAGAGAGAGTGGTGAGGGAGAGTCTTCATCTCAACTGTCACATACAGCAAGAAACCAAGGGTCCCAGGTacagacacgtacacacacacacacacacacacacagtgtgttctGAAACTGAAAAGTATTAACTCTAGTCTTTGGCTGTCACAGATACTGTCCCTCCATTGAGTCGCGAGTGCTTCGTTTCCCAGGCAGACAGCACCAGGTGTGGCTGGAGCCTGAGGgggtgacctctgaccttttaTACCCTCAGGGTCTCTCCATGACCATGCCCCCTGACGTGCAGCTCCGCCTCATCAGAGAAATCCCTGCCATGCACAGAGCTGAGATCCACACGCCTGGTATTTACTGCATGAATCCCTTTTGATCTGTGtagtaataattaattaatctaaaagcATGTCTACTGTGTTGCCTGAAtggtttttttatttctatattttgggcttttccagGTTATGGTGTGCAGTATGACTTTGTGTGTCCCACTCAGCTGAGCCCTGCCCTGCAGGTGAAAAGCACTCAGGGTCTTTTTCTGGCCGGTCAGATAAACGGAACAACAGGGTACGAGGAGGCTGCTGCACAGGTAGCTGCTTTTTTCTGTACACTATATTTAGCAATTCAGCGTTTAAATTGTGGGTCATAAAACATGCATCGATGTCAACCAATTTTCAGTCTTCTGCCACTACATCACAGTACACGCTCTGGGCTTTAGAGCGTATCACATAGTTGTATTTTCCAGGAGGAACAGAATGAGGAGCTTGTTGTCTTACTGGTTTTACCTGTAATTGCGGTTTGTTTCACTTGGAAAAAAGATTCATTGATTAGttatcaactattaaattaatagccaactattttgataagcgAATAATCGGTTAgagttattttttatgaaaaaaaaagtttaacttctttgattccagcttcttaaatgtgaatagtttctagtttcttcactcctctatgacagtaaactgaatatctttgagttgtggacaaaacaagacatttgaggacatcattttgggctttgggaaacactgatcggcatttttcactattcttttttctggcattttagagaccaaataactaatcgattaatcgagaaaaaaacccaacagattaatcaacaatgaaaaaaaattgttagttgcagccctactcttGTTTCTGTCTGTGCAGGGCCTGTGGGCGGGGGTGAACGCTGCCCGCTGGGCGCTCTCCATGCCGCCAGTGGCATTGTCTCGGACAGAGAGTTATATTGGCGTTCTAATTGATGATCTGGTGAGCCGAGGCGTTACAGAGCCGTACCGCATGTTCACCAGCCGGGCTGAGTTTCGAACCTCTCTAAGGCCGGACAACGCTGACCTCCGCCTCACTCTGAAAGGTAGGCATAGTGTCTGGGACATATCCGGATGTGAGACAACCTGCAGTCattaatttcaattcaattttatttatagtgtcaaatcataacagaagttatctctgGACAGTGAGAACACTTTGCAGAGTCATGATGGGTCCTACGAGTTGTTGTTCTACTTTGCAGAGTCATGATTGGTCCTACGAGTTGTTGTTCTACTTTCTAGTTTTTCTCCACTCATAAATGTTTTCCTCTGCCAGGGTTTGAGGAGGTGGGATGCGTGTCCACCTTGCGCTACCAGGAGGCTGTGAGAGTAAGGGACAGTCTGCAGGATGCACTGGCAGCCCTTcaggctctctctctgtccaccCACAACTGGAGAAAAAAGTTCCCTGACATGCGTATGAGCGAGGCTAAGAGCACTCTACTGACGTGAGTGACAAATATGTGGAATCACCAGTGTCATGGACCAAATCTGCCCAGAACAGCATGTCTGATGTTTCATCTCAAGATACAGTCAAAAGTGGTACACTTTTGGTCCTGACTGTTACGTTGTGGCTTCTTTTTCAGTGGTATGGACGTGCTGCAGTACAACGACGTGTCCTTTGAAATGCTGGCATCTGCCTTCCCAGAGTGCCTTTTACCACACGTTGAGTTCTCACAAAGACTCAAGATAGAGGGTAAAAACtggttttggtatttttgaAGCAGCAGGGAAGGGGAACCTTGCCTTCATGGCTTAATTATCCTTATGCACCGCCTCAAAATGCTGCTTTGACATTGTCCATAACTACCATAGCATAGTTCATATTTTCTCAATAAATCATTTCTCCTCTTATTTAGCTGTGTACAGACCTCACTGTAACCTTCAGAAGAAAGAGATTGAGAGAATTCAGAAGGAGGAGAACATGTCTCTTCCACAGGACATAGACTATTTATCTCTGCCGGTGTCTCTGTCTCAGGAAGTCAGAGAGATTTTGGACAGAGTTCGACCCAGCACTGTGAGTATAGTGTATTTACTGCTTCCTAATAACTTTTTGTTCTggctaaattaaataaacttttttgtggtttaataaaaaaaataaaatgaattaatatgCAACTAATACCATGCTTTATCGTCCAGCTGGGTGCTGCTACACGTTTGCAAGGTATCACTCCAGCTGCAATTGTCCATCTCCTTAACTACGTACGCCACACAGGACAAAAGGAGAGAAGAACGCACAGAAACCAACCAGACcgaaaggagagagaagaggagctATGTGCAAGAAATGCAGCTTTACCTCAGTGAAATAATAACTCGTAAAATGTcttgtaaaaatgtatgtattccGGAAAATGTACAAAAGAATAAATTAGTATTTCTATATGTTTTACtttatattgtaaaaaaaaaaaaaaaaaaagaagaaaaagaaacaaattcAAATGACATAGTGAACAttctttcatttaaaaatatatcctCAAGATAAGAAGCCCTCAAAGCTCCCTAACTGCTCCACTGTTAGCTATCCGACTACTTTGTGATGAATTCTAATCCTGTTAATAATATTACTGTGAACAGCGTTAAACTCCATGTGAACGCCCCAGTGTCACTGCCGTTAATGACAATGTGCCCGTCCAGCTCAGCAGTGCCTCTAGTGAAGAAACCAAATGGAAACTTCCAGTTAGGCTGAGACGAGCCCCTGGGGGGTTCTGGGTAAACTGTAGTGTCAACAAACGTCACCTCCGTGGTCAGAGCAATAGGGGACGACTGAGGACACTGAGGGGAAAAACGGGAGGAGagtattttaacattttcataGAGGTGAAAACTACCTGTGTTGCACAAATAAAAAGGATTTTTGAGGCTTGCCTCACAGTGAGAGAGTACATGTGCCTACCTTGAAATTTTGacactgaaaaatgtatttggcgCCCAGGATGTAGTTCTGGGGAAGGTCTAAGAGACCCTGGCGGGCCCACAGTACTCTGACAGAAAGAGAGTTGGGGAGGACGCAGCCTAATTCACATGTTTCCTGAGAGAGGGAACAAAATAAATAAGAGGAACACAAGGCTGTAGATTCAAACCATAGGCACACAGTGTAAAGTTTCAGATAATCCAAAAACATAGCATTCAGTTattcaactttctttttttttttttttttttttttaatactttcaaGTCCTGATTCAGCTGTACCTGCAGACTGACAGGACACTCCTGGGTGATGGCTCTCGTCCAGTCCGGTTGGGAGCCCGAGTTCATGGCGATCACATCGGGCGTAGCAAGTCCCTGCAAGATCCCGTAAATCTGGGAACGCAGCTCTGAACAATCACTAGATGGGGAACTAAACAGCATACAGAAAGTGAAATGACACATGGAAGATTCAATAAAACTCACTGCATCATAATAATCTTTAATACTAGGACTCATTTTTAGCAACTCCACCACTACTCTTCATGTAAGAAACATCAGTTAAAACTAGATGATAGAAGCGAAGCAACTACTTACCTGAATGTGCAGCCCGTGACGGTGTTGTGTGTGAAGAGGACGACTGCTCGTCTGCTGGGGTCCGAGGAACACTCCCCACTCTGTGACAGCCCCAGTGTGGTCAGCTAACTCACTGTCAAGGAACCATGATGCATGATTGACTCAAAGCTAGCAGGATAAATGAAACAATAACTGAAAGAGAAGTTCATGATGTTGTTTGTGAGGATACAGGCTTCACTTCTCCATCAAAGCGACCAATGACAGGAGAGCCCACTCTGAGTCCGACTGCAGGGATCGGCCCTTTGGGAGTGGGGCTGGGTGTTGCCAGCTGGAGGAAAGAAATTATATTAATTTAAGTGTTTGAATCTGTAGTGCATTTAGTGAAGAAATATGTGGCTTTAACAGGCTACCTGGAACTGTACAGAGTGTGTCTGCAACAGCAACTGATTTGGATCCACATCAGCTAAGACCACGCTCACTGTTGCATATGTGAGTTCCCCTCTGCCTGTGTAGCCAATGACAAACTCCACCTacaggagaaccaggagaactGGGTTTAAAGAATTGGTGTGATTTAGAAAAGGattgtgggggggaggggggtcctTAAATTTTCACCTACTTACATTTTTCACCACATTGACACAGGAGTTGTTTTGTTCCCTTGGTGCAGGCCAGTCAGTCCGTGTAGTAACTGGGATCTGAAACGAGTTAGTACAGCGCCTCATTTAAATGGCATTAACTAATTAAGATGCATTTTTTAATGCACATACTGTTCCTTTACAGGCTAataacttactttaaaaaaatccactCTCAAGAGGccaaacttgtaagttgaagaAACCTAACAAGTTAATTATTTGTGCTACAGattcagtttttgtttgtaGATACAGTGCAAGGTATATTGTTTAATTCTAAGACTTTGCTTTGCGACATGCAGGAGAAAACCCAAAATGCTAGCGTTGGCAGCTTATTTCGTAGGCTTATCGCATCAACTTGTGCAGAGGCATGTGAAGTGCAAAATGAAAGTGTTCCTGCTAATATGTATGGCTTTGAGCTGTATGTACAATCAGTGACTTACCAGTAGGTCTGACACTCGTGCCGTCCCGACTATTGGAatctgtaataaaaaaatattgacgtTAGCCTATCTGAGATTCTCACCAGTAATTGTCTGCATAAAAGCATTTAGTGCAGACAGACTCACTAACCTTGATCAGGCTCAGGTTAGAGTAAGAGTGGGCGTTTaaatttgggtctgtggtgcaTGACTGAGGAGTCAACATGCGGGtacaagacagagacacagacctCAAGAACTCTGCaagcaagaaaaaaagagttATAGTGGTTAATACGGTTGTGATATACAGACACAATATacttcacatacagtatagcaaTGCAATGACTGTTTAAGCATACTGTGTATTTTATAAAAAGACAgcacaaatatacaaaagaaaATTACTTCAAATTTCCGTTTGACTTTGCTCATCATTCAGGAAACAATTTCTATTAACTGCAATGAGAGTACTTCAGGGACTGTAGGAAATAATTAAGGGAGACAAAGGGGCCTTCTGGCTAAATGTGattttatgtaattttgctGTTACTAGTGCACTGAGAGATTGACATGAGAAAAGACTGCTCATTCTGACGAGAGAAAGTCCCAGACACAAACCTTAACCTAGATGGCAGGTctggatttaaaaatgtttggggGAACTCCACTACACTACGACACGCAACAGTTTGACATACTTTTTTATTTGGTGTGAACTTACTTGCAGGGTTGCGGTTGATACACAATGCAGTAGCAGCCCCTGGAGATGGCTGA encodes:
- the mto1 gene encoding protein MTO1 homolog, mitochondrial; the protein is MLTKKLPPLQSFLSLVSRRGSHLARQQYDVIVVGGGHAGTEAAAAAARVGAETLLVSQKIQTIGALSCNPSLGGVGKGQLVKEVDALDGLCGRAGDWAGIHFSILNRRKGPAVWGPRAQLDRQRYREFIQSELLSTPRLTVLEGSVEELLVSEPNPEEPGHHIVTGIRLANGSHLISASSVVLTTGTFLSGSLFLGQSMSPGGRIGDAPSSAGLSQTLRERLGLRIGRLRTGTPPRIVKDSVDLSLAHVHPPDSHPTPFSFLNTHTRCKPEEQLPCYLTYTTPGVERVVRESLHLNCHIQQETKGPRYCPSIESRVLRFPGRQHQVWLEPEGVTSDLLYPQGLSMTMPPDVQLRLIREIPAMHRAEIHTPGYGVQYDFVCPTQLSPALQVKSTQGLFLAGQINGTTGYEEAAAQGLWAGVNAARWALSMPPVALSRTESYIGVLIDDLVSRGVTEPYRMFTSRAEFRTSLRPDNADLRLTLKGFEEVGCVSTLRYQEAVRVRDSLQDALAALQALSLSTHNWRKKFPDMRMSEAKSTLLTGMDVLQYNDVSFEMLASAFPECLLPHVEFSQRLKIEAVYRPHCNLQKKEIERIQKEENMSLPQDIDYLSLPVSLSQEVREILDRVRPSTLGAATRLQGITPAAIVHLLNYVRHTGQKERRTHRNQPDRKEREEELCARNAALPQ
- the tctn2 gene encoding tectonic-3 isoform X2, with protein sequence MNSRQWFSVQIFIVLCGRLAHAATESVTPSPINGAPFSSATPAPGGTAAVDSPSVGTTEAATLDSMSTTALTLSQAPTVVTEAPPVTTVQPLVTSEGCLCDLTPDFCDIGCCCDAVNCGIANLSTIFTGCSQKAISGVCIEKWLMFRANVDLSLVTVTDSLFCVRPKDAPQSLPALPQYPTLGDSYHFSPPAPTGSSHSRDFYRVDDVIQTYFSSSSVRSLLHQPSPGAATALCINRNPAKFLRSVSLSCTRMLTPQSCTTDPNLNAHSYSNLSLIKIPIVGTARVSDLLIPVTTRTDWPAPREQNNSCVNVVKNVEFVIGYTGRGELTYATVSVVLADVDPNQLLLQTHSVQFQLATPSPTPKGPIPAVGLRVGSPVIGRFDGEVKPLTTLGLSQSGECSSDPSRRAVVLFTHNTVTGCTFSSPSSDCSELRSQIYGILQGLATPDVIAMNSGSQPDWTRAITQECPVSLQETCELGCVLPNSLSVRVLWARQGLLDLPQNYILGAKYIFQCQNFKCPQSSPIALTTEVTFVDTTVYPEPPRGSSQPNWKFPFGFFTRGTAELDGHIVINGSDTGAFTWSLTLFTVILLTGLEFITK
- the tctn2 gene encoding tectonic-3 isoform X3, which codes for MNSRQWFSVQIFIVLCGRLAHAATESVTPSPINGAPFSSATPAPGGTAAVDSMSTTALTLSQAPTVVTEAPPVTTVQPLVTSEGCLCDLTPDFCDIGCCCDAVNCGIANLSTIFTGCSQKAISGVCIEKWLMFRANVDLSLVTVTDSLFCVRPKGNAPQSLPALPQYPTLGDSYHFSPPAPTGSSHSRDFYRVDDVIQTYFSSSSVRSLLHQPSPGAATALCINRNPAKFLRSVSLSCTRMLTPQSCTTDPNLNAHSYSNLSLIKIPIVGTARVSDLLIPVTTRTDWPAPREQNNSCVNVVKNVEFVIGYTGRGELTYATVSVVLADVDPNQLLLQTHSVQFQLATPSPTPKGPIPAVGLRVGSPVIGRFDGEVKPLTTLGLSQSGECSSDPSRRAVVLFTHNTVTGCTFSSPSSDCSELRSQIYGILQGLATPDVIAMNSGSQPDWTRAITQECPVSLQETCELGCVLPNSLSVRVLWARQGLLDLPQNYILGAKYIFQCQNFKCPQSSPIALTTEVTFVDTTVYPEPPRGSSQPNWKFPFGFFTRGTAELDGHIVINGSDTGAFTWSLTLFTVILLTGLEFITK
- the tctn2 gene encoding tectonic-3 isoform X1, with amino-acid sequence MNSRQWFSVQIFIVLCGRLAHAATESVTPSPINGAPFSSATPAPGGTAAVDSPSVGTTEAATLDSMSTTALTLSQAPTVVTEAPPVTTVQPLVTSEGCLCDLTPDFCDIGCCCDAVNCGIANLSTIFTGCSQKAISGVCIEKWLMFRANVDLSLVTVTDSLFCVRPKGNAPQSLPALPQYPTLGDSYHFSPPAPTGSSHSRDFYRVDDVIQTYFSSSSVRSLLHQPSPGAATALCINRNPAKFLRSVSLSCTRMLTPQSCTTDPNLNAHSYSNLSLIKIPIVGTARVSDLLIPVTTRTDWPAPREQNNSCVNVVKNVEFVIGYTGRGELTYATVSVVLADVDPNQLLLQTHSVQFQLATPSPTPKGPIPAVGLRVGSPVIGRFDGEVKPLTTLGLSQSGECSSDPSRRAVVLFTHNTVTGCTFSSPSSDCSELRSQIYGILQGLATPDVIAMNSGSQPDWTRAITQECPVSLQETCELGCVLPNSLSVRVLWARQGLLDLPQNYILGAKYIFQCQNFKCPQSSPIALTTEVTFVDTTVYPEPPRGSSQPNWKFPFGFFTRGTAELDGHIVINGSDTGAFTWSLTLFTVILLTGLEFITK